From the Solanum lycopersicum chromosome 10, SLM_r2.1 genome, one window contains:
- the LOC101252535 gene encoding E3 ubiquitin-protein ligase MBR2 isoform X2 — protein sequence MTHMQGDRSVLDSFPENIDLNQGSVSNNASMDATAPWDNFRNPVDNRLSNPMLSPSGRNPSYVNGVNYNAQSFSGWDQGESSSTANLHDRTRGSDLKIGQGWTSSSNDYVMINPRSERRFEPSNVFSTSGYGGNHVIGRPPSVSSSLTLDHSPVNSNLSGGYNNDDGRLVMRTSVPPLHKSDRSEVVRPPAFSPSGSGTFTGGSSSSNAGPENTVQHNYPSCNNASSSINRLPRSANMQNVGYLENTYPRNGVGTSMSASDIFPPLSAGGIAESSARNFGAIANLVNQDLITSGLLPIGATVGHSSVSPAHVPPGSASVTSSLDSRQPFSQPMNSGNLGGQSHMMQVPGFSRGFHSLPWEASPSSRGGSSSMISGDRGASLGDESNFSTVRNNGESHPFVPETRNMVLDPTNWSLATANASSSRNIPSSAMGPGSRARNSPTAWANQNSATTSYDGLPEFAPWVLFPSGEPESGSQRGRSSLLPSAASSSEDPVMSSRYGSRGNRQPHLRSSLMVDPGDDVDGWRALAADVEGRHRLIRQVLNAMRRVENLRSEDYMLVDPFINGVAEFHDRHRAMRLDVDNMSYEELLALEERIGNVNTGLSEETISVNMKQRKHGSLRGQSSSNLEPCCICQEEYTSGDIMGILDCGHEFHTNCIKQWLILKNTCPICKMTALKT from the exons ATGACCCACATGCAAGGGGACAGAAGTGTTTTGGACTCCTTTCCAGAAAACATTGATCTTAATCAGGGATCTGTTTCAAATAATGCTTCCATGGATGCGACAGCTCCCTGGGATAACTTTCGGAATCCAGTAGATAATCGATTGTCAAATCCCATGCTTTCTCCTTCTGGAAGAAATCCTAGTTATGTTAATGGTGTTAATTATAATGCTCAAAGCTTTAGTGGCTGGGATCAAGGTGAATCCAGCTCCACTGCTAATTTGCATGACCGAACACGTGGCAGTGACTTGAAAATCGGACAAGGTTGGACTTCTTCATCaaatgattatgttatgattaatCCAAGGTCAGAACGCCGATTTGAACCTTCTAATGTCTTTTCTACAAGCGGTTATGGTGGCAATCATGTAATTGGCAGGCCTCCAAGTGTATCATCAAGCCTTACCTTGGATCATAGTCCAGTAAATTCTAATTTGAGTGGTGGATACAATAATGATGATGGTCGTCTGGTCATGCGAACAAGTGTACCTCCACTTCACAAATCTGATAGGTCGGAAGTGGTGCGTCCTCCGGCTTTCAGTCCATCTGGCAGTGGAACCTTTACAG GTGGAAGTTCAAGCTCCAATGCAGGACCTGAGAACACTGTACAGCATAACTATCCAAGTTGTAATAATGCTTCGAGCAGCATAAACAGACTACCCCGCTCTGCAAATATGCAGAATGTTGGTTATCTGGAGAATACTTATCCAAGAAATGGGGTTGGTACAAGTATGTCTGCTTCTGATATATTTCCTCCATTAAGTGCTGGTGGAATTGCAGAAAGCTCTGCAAGAAATTTTGGTGCTATAGCAAATCTTGTGAATCAGGATCTCATTACATCTGGTTTACTACCGATTGGCGCTACTGTAGGGCATTCTAGTGTCAGCCCTGCCCATGTGCCGCCTGGATCTGCCTCAGTAACAAGCTCTTTGGACTCGAGACAACCATTTTCACAGCCAATGAATTCAGGTAACCTTGGAGGCCAGTCTCACATGATGCAAGTTCCTGGTTTTTCTAGAGGTTTTCACTCGCTTCCCTGGGAAGCATCTCCTAGTTCACGAGGCGGTAGTTCATCAATGATTTCTGGAGATAGAGGTGCTTCATTGGGAGATGAATCTAACTTCAGTACTGTCAGAAATAATGGGGAGTCCCATCCATTTGTTCCTGAGACAAGAAATATGGTACTTGACCCCACAAATTGGAGCTTAGCTACTGCAAATGCAAGCTCTTCTAGAAATATTCCTAGTTCTGCAATGGGTCCTGGTTCAAGAGCACGTAATTCTCCTACTGCATGGGCTAATCAGAATTCAGCAACTACTAGCTATGATGGATTACCAGAATTTGCTCCTTGGGTTCTCTTCCCATCAGGTGAGCCCGAGTCTGGAAGTCAGAGAGGTCGTTCTTCTCTGCTACCTTCAGCTGCTTCTTCCTCAGAGGATCCAGTGATGTCTTCCCGATATGGTAGCCGGGGTAACCGTCAACCACATCTTAGATCGAGTTTGATGGTTGATCCAGGGGATGATGTAGATGGTTGGCGTGCTTTAGCTGCTGATGTTGAGGGTCGACACAGACTG ATTCGTCAAGTCCTGAATGCCATGCGGAGAGTCGAGAACTTGAGATCAGAG GATTATATGTTGGTTGATCCATTTATCAATGGAGTTGCTGAGTTCCATGATAGGCATAGGGCCATGAGGCTCGACGTTGATAATATGTCCTATGAG GAACTATTGGCTTTGGAAGAACGTATAGGAAATGTAAACACAGGCTTGAGTGAAGAAACCATTTCAGTCAATATGAAACAGCGGA
- the LOC101252535 gene encoding E3 ubiquitin-protein ligase MBR2 isoform X1 has translation MTHMQGDRSVLDSFPENIDLNQGSVSNNASMDATAPWDNFRNPVDNRLSNPMLSPSGRNPSYVNGVNYNAQSFSGWDQGESSSTANLHDRTRGSDLKIGQGWTSSSNDYVMINPRSERRFEPSNVFSTSGYGGNHVIGRPPSVSSSLTLDHSPVNSNLSGGYNNDDGRLVMRTSVPPLHKSDRSEVVRPPAFSPSGSGTFTGSSGYLTGTSNVSSSSMDNWGSSCKRKAIEGNSGHSFAGGSSSSNAGPENTVQHNYPSCNNASSSINRLPRSANMQNVGYLENTYPRNGVGTSMSASDIFPPLSAGGIAESSARNFGAIANLVNQDLITSGLLPIGATVGHSSVSPAHVPPGSASVTSSLDSRQPFSQPMNSGNLGGQSHMMQVPGFSRGFHSLPWEASPSSRGGSSSMISGDRGASLGDESNFSTVRNNGESHPFVPETRNMVLDPTNWSLATANASSSRNIPSSAMGPGSRARNSPTAWANQNSATTSYDGLPEFAPWVLFPSGEPESGSQRGRSSLLPSAASSSEDPVMSSRYGSRGNRQPHLRSSLMVDPGDDVDGWRALAADVEGRHRLIRQVLNAMRRVENLRSEDYMLVDPFINGVAEFHDRHRAMRLDVDNMSYEELLALEERIGNVNTGLSEETISVNMKQRKHGSLRGQSSSNLEPCCICQEEYTSGDIMGILDCGHEFHTNCIKQWLILKNTCPICKMTALKT, from the exons ATGACCCACATGCAAGGGGACAGAAGTGTTTTGGACTCCTTTCCAGAAAACATTGATCTTAATCAGGGATCTGTTTCAAATAATGCTTCCATGGATGCGACAGCTCCCTGGGATAACTTTCGGAATCCAGTAGATAATCGATTGTCAAATCCCATGCTTTCTCCTTCTGGAAGAAATCCTAGTTATGTTAATGGTGTTAATTATAATGCTCAAAGCTTTAGTGGCTGGGATCAAGGTGAATCCAGCTCCACTGCTAATTTGCATGACCGAACACGTGGCAGTGACTTGAAAATCGGACAAGGTTGGACTTCTTCATCaaatgattatgttatgattaatCCAAGGTCAGAACGCCGATTTGAACCTTCTAATGTCTTTTCTACAAGCGGTTATGGTGGCAATCATGTAATTGGCAGGCCTCCAAGTGTATCATCAAGCCTTACCTTGGATCATAGTCCAGTAAATTCTAATTTGAGTGGTGGATACAATAATGATGATGGTCGTCTGGTCATGCGAACAAGTGTACCTCCACTTCACAAATCTGATAGGTCGGAAGTGGTGCGTCCTCCGGCTTTCAGTCCATCTGGCAGTGGAACCTTTACAGGTAGTTCTGGTTATTTGACAGGGACAAGTAATGTATCAAGTTCTTCTATGGATAATTGGGGTTCATCTTGCAAGCGCAAAGCCATTGAAGGCAATTCTGGACATTCTTTTGCAGGTGGAAGTTCAAGCTCCAATGCAGGACCTGAGAACACTGTACAGCATAACTATCCAAGTTGTAATAATGCTTCGAGCAGCATAAACAGACTACCCCGCTCTGCAAATATGCAGAATGTTGGTTATCTGGAGAATACTTATCCAAGAAATGGGGTTGGTACAAGTATGTCTGCTTCTGATATATTTCCTCCATTAAGTGCTGGTGGAATTGCAGAAAGCTCTGCAAGAAATTTTGGTGCTATAGCAAATCTTGTGAATCAGGATCTCATTACATCTGGTTTACTACCGATTGGCGCTACTGTAGGGCATTCTAGTGTCAGCCCTGCCCATGTGCCGCCTGGATCTGCCTCAGTAACAAGCTCTTTGGACTCGAGACAACCATTTTCACAGCCAATGAATTCAGGTAACCTTGGAGGCCAGTCTCACATGATGCAAGTTCCTGGTTTTTCTAGAGGTTTTCACTCGCTTCCCTGGGAAGCATCTCCTAGTTCACGAGGCGGTAGTTCATCAATGATTTCTGGAGATAGAGGTGCTTCATTGGGAGATGAATCTAACTTCAGTACTGTCAGAAATAATGGGGAGTCCCATCCATTTGTTCCTGAGACAAGAAATATGGTACTTGACCCCACAAATTGGAGCTTAGCTACTGCAAATGCAAGCTCTTCTAGAAATATTCCTAGTTCTGCAATGGGTCCTGGTTCAAGAGCACGTAATTCTCCTACTGCATGGGCTAATCAGAATTCAGCAACTACTAGCTATGATGGATTACCAGAATTTGCTCCTTGGGTTCTCTTCCCATCAGGTGAGCCCGAGTCTGGAAGTCAGAGAGGTCGTTCTTCTCTGCTACCTTCAGCTGCTTCTTCCTCAGAGGATCCAGTGATGTCTTCCCGATATGGTAGCCGGGGTAACCGTCAACCACATCTTAGATCGAGTTTGATGGTTGATCCAGGGGATGATGTAGATGGTTGGCGTGCTTTAGCTGCTGATGTTGAGGGTCGACACAGACTG ATTCGTCAAGTCCTGAATGCCATGCGGAGAGTCGAGAACTTGAGATCAGAG GATTATATGTTGGTTGATCCATTTATCAATGGAGTTGCTGAGTTCCATGATAGGCATAGGGCCATGAGGCTCGACGTTGATAATATGTCCTATGAG GAACTATTGGCTTTGGAAGAACGTATAGGAAATGTAAACACAGGCTTGAGTGAAGAAACCATTTCAGTCAATATGAAACAGCGGA